TCAAATGCTAAGAAAAATCCAAAAGCAGCTTCGTTATACATTTTCAGTTGGTGATAGCAAGAGCTGAGTCCAAGAGTGTATTTGTAGCAGGCTGGTTTAGAAGCTGTGAGTAATTGGAACAGCCCTACGGCTTCCATGTATTTCCCTTGGGAGTAGAAGCTGTAGGCGATAGTATAAATTTCTTCCAGGAGGAAATCAGACAGTCCCAAGATGTCTTGAAGGGTGCGACCTTCTCCAACGCCCTGTAGGATGTTCATTAGTGCTTGTTTCGTCTCATCTTCTGTGGGTAGAGGCTGATTTTGTCTTAGCTCTTCTGCATTAATTTTCTTTTGTGCAGCAATTTCTGCGAGTCGGCTTCGTTGTTTTTTGTTAAAGGATGCAGAAGGTTTGTTTGCGGACTTGGAACTTTTAGATGCACGTTCTTTCATGGATTAATTCCTAGAATAAAAAATTTTTTAATTTTCAAAATAATTATAAAACTAATTTTTAAGCCAAAACAATATGTTATTAAAAATTGTTTTTAATAAACTATAATCCCTTGTTTTAAAGGGGTTTATTAGTGTTTATAAATCTTTACAGGTTTCATCCTTGACAAGCTCTTCAGCTTGCTTTAATGTGCCCGCCTTTATTTTGATTGGATAGAAAGTTGCAGCATGAGAGAAATTCGCTTACTGGACCCAGTCACCATCAATCGTATTGCCGCAGGAGAAGTAATAGAAAATGCTTCTTCCGTGGTTAAAGAGTTGGTAGAAAACTCGTTAGATTCTGGCGCAGATTCTATTACTATAGAAACCTTAGCCGGTGGTCAGGGATCTGTAGTCATTCGAGACAACGGGTGTGGGATGACTGAAGAAGAAATTTTGTTGGCCTTAGAGCGTCACGCAACTTCCAAGATCTCCGCTTTTGAAGATTTATATGCGCTCAACAGTTTAGGATTCCGAGGGGAAGCTTTACCTTCTATAGCTTCGGTGTCTCGTATGGAAATATTATCTTCTACCAACGGCAGAGAAGCTTCCAGAGTTTTTATAGATGGAGGAGATATCGGAGGAACGGAGCTGGGAGTTCGTTCTAAGGGAACTACTATTTCTGTTTCTTCTTTATTCTATAACGTTCCCGCAAGAAAGAAATTCCAAAAGCATCCCAACGCAGATAAAATAAAGATTCGTCGTCTGTTGGAAGGAATGGTTCTAGCTTTTGATAATGTCGCTTGGAGTTGGGTAAGTGAAGGACAAGAAGACTTCAGCGTTTCCAAGAGCATGAGTTTCGAAGAAAGAGTGGCTTTTGTTATGGGGGAAGCCTTTTTTGATTCAGCGCTCCCCATACACTCAAAAGATCCTAGCGGGCAGATGGAAGTCCATGGTTTTTTAGGAGCCTCAGATTACCATAGACCTTCTAGACAAGGGCAGAAGATCTTTTTAAATGGACGCATAGTAGAACTTCCCTTTGTTGGCTTTCGAGTAGAAGAGGCTTGTGGAACGATTTTCCCTGTGCGTAGATATCCCGTGTTTGTTTTGAAGCTAACTTTGCCGCCCGATTGGTGTGATGTAAATGTGCATCCTCAGAAAGCGGTTGTCAGGATTCGAGAGGAACAGAAGTTG
This is a stretch of genomic DNA from Chlamydiifrater phoenicopteri. It encodes these proteins:
- a CDS encoding SycD/LcrH family type III secretion system chaperone — encoded protein: MKERASKSSKSANKPSASFNKKQRSRLAEIAAQKKINAEELRQNQPLPTEDETKQALMNILQGVGEGRTLQDILGLSDFLLEEIYTIAYSFYSQGKYMEAVGLFQLLTASKPACYKYTLGLSSCYHQLKMYNEAAFGFFLAFDSQPDNPIPPYYIADSLMKADMPEESNNFLEITMDICGDKPEFKILKERCYIMKDSLSKMLGKEEPKGKAKTSPSKGKGAKGKKSKKSA
- the mutL gene encoding DNA mismatch repair endonuclease MutL; the protein is MREIRLLDPVTINRIAAGEVIENASSVVKELVENSLDSGADSITIETLAGGQGSVVIRDNGCGMTEEEILLALERHATSKISAFEDLYALNSLGFRGEALPSIASVSRMEILSSTNGREASRVFIDGGDIGGTELGVRSKGTTISVSSLFYNVPARKKFQKHPNADKIKIRRLLEGMVLAFDNVAWSWVSEGQEDFSVSKSMSFEERVAFVMGEAFFDSALPIHSKDPSGQMEVHGFLGASDYHRPSRQGQKIFLNGRIVELPFVGFRVEEACGTIFPVRRYPVFVLKLTLPPDWCDVNVHPQKAVVRIREEQKLGPFIYSAISSALASSVGRKVVQVSSDIGCGPSFDSQDSSKIAFPDKDRFYFSGSSHKKVGVLDSFEQIKNQLPKKAGPLIGAFSEGKIKIQGIEQSIREEENKQEDISFGSKEVRPLTWVGEYLFAEDAEGLHMVHIPSANKFLLFYSVVEKTSQAVNVQKLLCPIILEVTAEEGSILMEYQELFASIGFDLRPVGKTSFAIESAPTSICEEEISLWIFSALSTLQTGKGDSPDYFLQKLFTKPLPKKSSKIFSEERLRLFWSLGRPEKGFDGTLIRRLVLEVDLSKWFRVYG